One Pyrus communis chromosome 13, drPyrComm1.1, whole genome shotgun sequence genomic window carries:
- the LOC137713000 gene encoding aquaporin PIP1-2-like isoform X2 — protein sequence MEGKEEDVKLGANKFPERQPIGTSAQTPKDYKEPPPALLFEPGELTSWSFYRAGIAEFIATFLFLYITILTVMGVNRTTSKCASVGIQGIAWAFGGTIFALVYSTAGISGGHINPAVTFGLFLARKLSLTRAVFYIVMQTLGAIAGAGVVKGFQKNQYELLGGGANLVNHGYTKGDGLGAEIVGTFVLVYTVFSATDAKRNARDSHVPILAPLPIGFAVFLVHLATIPITGTGINPARSLGAAIVYNKEHAWDDHVMDLLGWTIHWCCSCCYLPPDSHQGHSFQVQELIFFNISTF from the exons ATGGAGGGCAAGGAAGAAGATGTGAAGCTTGGAGCAAACAAGTTCCCAGAGAGGCAACCCATTGGGACCTCTGCACAGACACCAAAGGACTACAAGGAGCCACCACCAGCTCTATTGTTTGAGCCAGGTGAGCTCACCTCCTGGTCCTTCTACAGAGCTGGAATTGCTGAGTTCATTGCCACCTTCCTGTTCCTTTACATCACCATCCTTACTGTCATGGGTGTCAATAGAACTACTAGCAAGTGTGCCTCTGTGGGCATCCAAGGAATTGCTTGGGCCTTTGGTGGGACCATCTTTGCCCTTGTTTACTCCACTGCTGGTATCTCAG GAGGGCACATCAACCCAGCAGTGACCTTTGGGCTCTTCCTGGCAAGGAAACTCTCCCTTACCAGAGCCGTTTTCTACATAGTGATGCAAACCCTTGGTGCCATTGCTGGTGCTGGTGTTGTGAAGGGCTTTCAGAAGAACCAGTATGAGCTTTTGGGTGGTGGAGCCAACCTTGTTAACCATGGCTACACcaagggtgatggccttggagCTGAGATTGTTGGTACTTTTGTCCTTGTTTACACTGTCTTCTCCGCTACTGATGCCAAGAGGAATGCCAGAGACTCTCATGTCCCT ATTTTGGCCCCGCTTCCCATTGGTTTTGCTGTGTTCTTGGTTCACTTGGCCACCATCCCCATCACTGGAACCGGCATCAACCCTGCCAGGAGTCTTGGAGCGGCCATTGTCTACAACAAGGAGCACGCTTGGGATGACCACGTAA TGGATCTTCTGGGTTGGACCATTCATTGGTGCTGCTCTTGCTGCTATCTACCACCAGATAGTCATCAGGGCCATTCCTTTCAAGTCCAGGAGCTAATTTTCTTCAACATCTCTACTTTTTAA
- the LOC137713000 gene encoding aquaporin PIP1-3-like isoform X1 has product MEGKEEDVKLGANKFPERQPIGTSAQTPKDYKEPPPALLFEPGELTSWSFYRAGIAEFIATFLFLYITILTVMGVNRTTSKCASVGIQGIAWAFGGTIFALVYSTAGISGGHINPAVTFGLFLARKLSLTRAVFYIVMQTLGAIAGAGVVKGFQKNQYELLGGGANLVNHGYTKGDGLGAEIVGTFVLVYTVFSATDAKRNARDSHVPILAPLPIGFAVFLVHLATIPITGTGINPARSLGAAIVYNKEHAWDDHWIFWVGPFIGAALAAIYHQIVIRAIPFKSRS; this is encoded by the exons ATGGAGGGCAAGGAAGAAGATGTGAAGCTTGGAGCAAACAAGTTCCCAGAGAGGCAACCCATTGGGACCTCTGCACAGACACCAAAGGACTACAAGGAGCCACCACCAGCTCTATTGTTTGAGCCAGGTGAGCTCACCTCCTGGTCCTTCTACAGAGCTGGAATTGCTGAGTTCATTGCCACCTTCCTGTTCCTTTACATCACCATCCTTACTGTCATGGGTGTCAATAGAACTACTAGCAAGTGTGCCTCTGTGGGCATCCAAGGAATTGCTTGGGCCTTTGGTGGGACCATCTTTGCCCTTGTTTACTCCACTGCTGGTATCTCAG GAGGGCACATCAACCCAGCAGTGACCTTTGGGCTCTTCCTGGCAAGGAAACTCTCCCTTACCAGAGCCGTTTTCTACATAGTGATGCAAACCCTTGGTGCCATTGCTGGTGCTGGTGTTGTGAAGGGCTTTCAGAAGAACCAGTATGAGCTTTTGGGTGGTGGAGCCAACCTTGTTAACCATGGCTACACcaagggtgatggccttggagCTGAGATTGTTGGTACTTTTGTCCTTGTTTACACTGTCTTCTCCGCTACTGATGCCAAGAGGAATGCCAGAGACTCTCATGTCCCT ATTTTGGCCCCGCTTCCCATTGGTTTTGCTGTGTTCTTGGTTCACTTGGCCACCATCCCCATCACTGGAACCGGCATCAACCCTGCCAGGAGTCTTGGAGCGGCCATTGTCTACAACAAGGAGCACGCTTGGGATGACCAC TGGATCTTCTGGGTTGGACCATTCATTGGTGCTGCTCTTGCTGCTATCTACCACCAGATAGTCATCAGGGCCATTCCTTTCAAGTCCAGGAGCTAA
- the LOC137712229 gene encoding short-chain dehydrogenase TIC 32, chloroplastic-like, which yields MGGIFSKKGESGFSVSSTAEKVTQGIDGSGLTAIVTGASSGIGVKTSCVLALCRVHVVMAVRNMEAGSNIKEAILKEVPNAKIGVMELDLSSLASVRKFATDYTSSGLPLNILTNNAGIMATPFKLSKDNIELHFATNHLGHFLLTNLLLETMKTTSRERKTEGRIVNVSSLGHRYIYSDGFCFDKISDDSRYQKYYAYGQSKLTNILHANELTRRLKDEGAEVTANFMRYDRFLRCLLKVLGILGAATTCFVALHRQVKGIGGKYFVDCNVTKPSSQAKDADLAAKLWDFSLSLTNPE from the exons ATGGGTGGGATATTTAGCAAGAAAGGAGAATCTGGATTCTCTGTCTCTTCCACCGCAGAGAAAGTTACTCAAGGGATTGACGGAAGCGGTCTTACCGCCATTGTTACAG GAGCTTCAAGTGGTATTGGCGTAAAGACATCGTGTGTTCTTGCATTGTGCCGTGTCCATGTTGTTATGGCAGTAAGGAACATGGAAGCTGGGTCGAACATCAAAGAAGCTATTCTTAAAGAAGTTCCCAATGCTAAGATCGGTGTCATGGAGTTAGACCTCAGCTCATTGGCATCTGTAAGAAAATTTGCAACTGATTATACTTCCTCCGGCCTTCCATTGAACATCCTTAC TAATAATGCAGGGATTATGGCAACTCCATTCAAGCTCTCCAAAGACAACATAGAACTCCATTTCGCAACTAACCATTTAG GTCATTTTCTCCTCACAAATCTTTTGTTGGAGACCATGAAAACCACATCGCGAGAAAGAAAAACAGAGGGAAGAATTGTTAATGTATCATCACTAGGTCATCGATATATATACAGCGATGGAttttgttttgacaaaattagtGACGACTCAAG ATACCAGAAATATTATGCTTATGGACAATCCAAGCTTACTAACATATTGCATGCTAATGAGCTTACAAGGCGTCTGAAG GATGAAGGGGCAGAGGTAACAGCTAATTTTATGCGCTATGATCGCTTTTTACGGT GTCTGCTTAAGGTGCTGGGCATATTG GGTGCGGCAACCACATGCTTTGTGGCGCTCCATCGACAAGTAAAGGGAataggaggtaaatactttgtAGACTGCAACGTCACCAAACCGAGCTCTCAGGCAAAAGATGCAGACTTGGCTGCAAAACTCTGGGATTTTAGCTTGAGTTTGACCAATCCAGAGTAG
- the LOC137712230 gene encoding short-chain dehydrogenase TIC 32, chloroplastic-like yields MGIFSRKGASGFSASSTAEKVTQGIEGTGLTAIVTGASSGIGAETARVLALRGLHVVMAVRNVDAGATVKETILKEIPNAKIDVRQLDLSSLASVRNFASDYNSAGLPLNILINNAGAGATPFKLSQDSIELVFATNHLGHFLLTNLLLETMKSTSRESNREGRIVNVSSLLHQYGYREGIRFDKINDTAGYFAYAQSKLANVLHANELTRRMKEEGVEITANSLHPGAIGTKITRNDCFFQCLFNVFGICTGKTIPQGAATTCFVALHPQVQGVSGEYFVDCNIAKSSSQAKDADLAAKLWDFSLTLTDPK; encoded by the exons ATGGGGATATTTAGCAGGAAAGGAGCATCTGGGTTCTCCGCCTCTTCGACGGCAGAGAAAGTTACTCAAGGGATTGAGGGAACTGGCCTTACTGCCATCGTTACAG GAGCCTCAAGTGGAATTGGCGCAGAGACAGCACGTGTTCTTGCCTTGCGCGGTCTCCATGTAGTTATGGCAGTAAGGAACGTGGATGCTGGGGCGACCGTCAAAGAAACAATCCTTAAAGAAATTCCGAACGCAAAAATTGATGTCAGGCAGTTAGACCTCAGCTCATTGGCATCTGTAAGAAATTTTGCATCAGATTATAATTCCGCCGGCCTTCCACTCAATATCCTAAT TAACAATGCAGGGGCAGGGGCAACTCCATTCAAGCTCTCTCAAGACAGCATAGAACTGGTGTTTGCAACTAACCATTTAG GTCATTTTCTTCTCACAAATCTTCTGTTGGAGACCATGAAAAGTACATCACGAGAAAGCAACAGAGAGGGGAGAATTGTCAATGTATCATCACTTCTTCATCAATATGGATACCGTGAAGGAATTCGTTTTGATAAAATTAATGATACAGCTGG ATATTTCGCCTATGCACAATCCAAGCTTGCTAACGTTTTGCATGCTAATGAGCTTACAAGGCGTATGAAG GAAGAAGGGGTAGAGATAACTGCTAATTCTCTTCATCCCGGAGCAATTGGCACCAAAATTACCCGCAATGATTGCTTTTTTCAGT GTTTATTTAACGTGTTCGGTATATGTACCGGTAAAACTATTCCGCAG GGTGCGGCAACCACATGCTTTGTGGCACTTCATCCACAAGTACAGGGAGTAAGCGGCGAATACTTTGTAGACTGTAACATTGCCAAATCGAGCTCTCAGGCAAAAGATGCAGATTTGGCTGCAAAACTCTGGGATTTTAGTTTGACTTTAACCGATCCCAAATAA